The genomic interval GGCACCACCGAGACCACGCCCGTGGCCACCGTCAATGCCCCCGACGTGCTCAATCCCCTGGACCTGAGCGTGCAGCAGGGTCGCAAACCCGGAACCGTGGGACTGCCCCTGCCCGGCTCCGCCCTGCGCATCGTGCACCCGCAGACCCTGACGGACCTGCCTCACGGGGAGATCGGCCGCATCCTCATCGGCGGGACCCAGGTCATGCAGGGATATCTGGGCCGAGAAGATCTGACCGAAAAAGCCATCATCGTAGAGGACGGCATCCGCTGGTTCGTCACCCGGGATACGGGCCGGCTGGACGAGGATGGATTTCTCGTGCTGATAACCGATGACTCGAACAAACCCGACAGGACGGATCCGAAAAGCCTTGATCTCGAGTCCTCGTCGACTTAGGAGCAAACTCCCGAACACGTCCCTTTGAGGCCGACAACACTAAACCTGCAACCTAACACTTGAAATCTTATGATAACTATCCGCCTTGAACCCGAAAACCGGGAACTGACCATCGACCGCGCCGCCACTGTCATGCAACTCTTGCAAAAACTCGGACGCAAGCCCGGACGGGCTCTCGTCATCCGCGACGGTGGCCTTCTGACTCCGGATCTGAATCTCAAATACGGCGATCACGTCATCGTGCGCGACGTCGGGTCAAAGGGGTAGCCGCATGAAGTGCAGACGCTGTCAAATTCCAGCCGTGGTCGCCCTACCCAGCCACCATACCGCTTTCTGCAAGGACTGCTTCCTTGTCTTCGCCCGCAGGCTGGTGGAACGGGCCATCAAGGAACACGCGATGTTCACTTTCGACGACCGCATCCTCATCGCCATTTCCGGCGGCAAGGACTCCCTGGCCCTGGCCTGGCAACTGAAGGATCTCGGCTACAACATCGAAGGCCTGCACATCGATCTTGGAATTCCCGAATCATCACCCATCGCGCGGGGCTACGCGGAACGTTTCTGCACGCTAAGCGAAATTCCCCTGCACGTCATCGAGACTGCCAAGCTGGGACTGGCCATGTGCGACGTCAAACGCCGGGTCAAACGCCCAATTTGTTCCGTATGCGGACAGACCAAGCGCTACCTGTTCAACAAGTTCGCCCAGGAGAACGGATTCACGGTGCTGGCCACGGGACACAATCTCGACGACGAGACTTCCCGGCTATTCGCCAATGTCATGCGCTGGGATGTGGAATTTCTGAGCGATCAGGGACCGGTCATGCCTGCCGAGAAGGGTTTCGCCAAAAAGGTCAAGCCGCTTTTCCGCCTGACCGAGTTCGAAACCGCGAATCTCTGCTTTCTGGCTGGTATCGACTACGGATACGCCCCATGTCCCTACAGTTCCAAGGCCAGCTTTCCCATTTACAAGAACCTGCTTGCCGATCTGGAAGACATCCAGCCGGGTCGCAAGATCCGCTTTTATGACGGGTTTCTCAAGGACGGCCGCCAAGGTTTTGCACCGCGAGGCGAAACAAGCGTTGACATCCAGCCCTGCACGACCTGCGGATACCCGACGTCTGCCGGAGAGTGCGGCTATTGTCGTCTGACGGCCTTGATGAATGGCGAGGGATGAATAGATTGGTTATGAGCAGGTAGTGAAGGCGTTGCCGACATGACTTCCTGAAGGGCAAGCTCGGGGAAGGCTTTTACGGTCTTGTGGGAGCTATTTCGCATCACCTGCAGATGGTGGTGTTTTTTCCGCACTTCTTGGCTGCGTACATGTTCTGATCGGCCCGGTCGACGAGATCCGAAACGGATTCCCCAGGGATGTAGCTGGTCACGCCGAGGCTGATCGAAACATGGATGCCTTCCCCGTTTCTGGGGTAGAAGGCGTGTGCGAAGAAGCTGGTCCGAATGCGTTCCGCCACGCGGGCCGCCTCTTCGCGGGCGGTTTCGGGCAGGACGATGATGAACTCCTCGCCCCCGTAGCGGTAGGCCGAGTCCGAATCGCGGACGAGCTTCTGGATGACCCGCCCCAGTTCCGACAGCACGGCGTCGCCGTTCAGATGGCCGTAGGCGTCGTTATACAGCTTGAAATTGTCGATATCGAGGACGCACAGGGACAACGGGCTGTTGTAGCGCATGGCCCGCTCCACCTCGGCCTGGACCTGACGGAAGAAATGGCGCGCGTTGTAGAGCCCTGTCAGTTCATCGGTAAGGCTGAGCT from Deltaproteobacteria bacterium HGW-Deltaproteobacteria-18 carries:
- a CDS encoding tRNA(Ile)-lysidine synthetase; the protein is MKCRRCQIPAVVALPSHHTAFCKDCFLVFARRLVERAIKEHAMFTFDDRILIAISGGKDSLALAWQLKDLGYNIEGLHIDLGIPESSPIARGYAERFCTLSEIPLHVIETAKLGLAMCDVKRRVKRPICSVCGQTKRYLFNKFAQENGFTVLATGHNLDDETSRLFANVMRWDVEFLSDQGPVMPAEKGFAKKVKPLFRLTEFETANLCFLAGIDYGYAPCPYSSKASFPIYKNLLADLEDIQPGRKIRFYDGFLKDGRQGFAPRGETSVDIQPCTTCGYPTSAGECGYCRLTALMNGEG